Part of the Xenopus tropicalis strain Nigerian chromosome 3, UCB_Xtro_10.0, whole genome shotgun sequence genome, agggcaggttgAAGACaaaggaacaggccaaggtcagggcaggttgAAGACaaaggaacaggccaaggtcagggcaggttggagacaaaggaacaggccaaggtcagggcaggttggagacaaaggaacaggccaaggtcagggcaggttgAAGACaaaggaacaggccaaggtcagggcaggttggagacaaaggaacaggccaaggtcagggcaggttggagacaaaggaacaggccaaggtcagggcaggttgAAGACaaaggaacaggccaaggtcagggcaggttggAGACAAAGGAACAGGccatggtcagggcaggttggagacaaaggaacaggccaaggtcagggcaggttggAGACAAAGGAACAGGCTGAGGTCAGGGCAGGTTGGAGACaaaggaacaggccaaggtcagggcaggttgTAGACaaaggaacaggccaaggtcagggcaggttggagacaaaggaacaggccaaggtcagggcaggttggagacaaaggaacaggccaaggtcagggcaggttgAAGACaaaggaacaggccaaggtcagggcaggttggagacaaaggaacaggccaaggtcagggcaggttgAAGGAACAGGCCAAGGGCAGGGCAGGTTGGAGGCAAAGGAACtggccaaggtcagggcaggttggagacaaaggaacaggccaaggtcagggcaggttggagacaaaggaacaggccaaggtcagggcaggttgAAGACAAAGGAAATGTCCAAAGAACAGGCCACGGTCAGGGCAGGTTGGAGACAAAGGAAATGTCCaaagaacaggccaaggtcagggtaGGTTGTAGACAAAGGAAATGTCCaaagaacaggccaaggtcagggcaggttgTAGACaaaggaacaggccaaggtcagggcaggttgTAGACAAatgaacaggccaaggtcagggcaggttggAGACAAatgaacaggccaaggtcagggcaggttgTAGACAAatgaacaggccaaggtcagggcaggttgTAGACAAAGGAACAGGCCAGGGTCAGGGCAGGTTGTAGACaaaggaacaggccaaggtcagggcaggttgTAGACAAatgaacaggccaaggtcagggcaggttggAGACAAatgaacaggccaaggtcagggcaggttggAGACAAATGAACAGGCCAGGGTCAGGGCAGGTTGGAGACAAatgaacaggccaaggtcagggcaggttgTAGACAAAGGAACAGGCCAGGGTCAGGGCAGGTTGTAGACAAAGGAACAGGCCAGGGTCAGGGCAGGTTGGAGACAAatgaacaggccaaggtcagggcaggttggAGACAAATGAACAGGCCAGGGTCAGGGCAGGTTGGAGACAAatgaacaggccaaggtcagggcaggttgTAGACAAAGGAACAGGCCAGGGTCAGGGCAGGTTGTAGACAAAGGAACAGACCACGGTCAGTACCAGGAGATCATACACAAAGCAGGCATGGAACTGAACAAGGGCTCAGGAACTAGGCAAGAACTCTAGAGCTCAGGAACAGGCAGTAAGGGTTCAATAGCAGAATGACAGGATCAGGCTGGGGAGCTCAATGATCGAGCAACAACCTGATGCAAGTAGCGGGATTATAAAGTCCCTTAATTACATGATCATTGTCACATGTGTTAAACAAGGCAAAGGAAAGAGTGTAGCAGGGAGAGATAACTGAGGCACCTCAGTAAGACAGACCAGCACTGCCCCTTACTGCCCCTAGTGGCTCAAGAGATCAGTGCAGGTAAAGTTCAGCACAAAGTCCAACGTTCGATTCCAGATGGTTCCTGACACCCCTCCCCCACCAATCTATTTATAGGTTGGGGGGACGAGTCCCACATCTCTGCAGATATGAGAACacatttaaaattgcatttacattttattgatgATTTGTTGTGCATTTGGCACAGTAGTGCTGAAGAATTCAGAGTTTTTGTGAAAATGCTAAATATCAGTGAATAAGATTTCCATGTTACTGATAGACATGACAAAATGAAAGTTGAGTATTTGAATGTGAAAGTGACTCAAAGATAATGCCTCTTCATTATAAAAGCCCCTGTGCCAGTGTCTAGCCGTGCCCTGCCCCTACTGTGGGATTATACTCTGGTGCCAGGCATTGGTGGGCACAGGCCCTGCCCTTACTGGGTGCCAtacttccatcccctttaccagtttagttgcagtctctgcactctctccagctcattaatatccttcttaaggactggagcccaaaactgccccccatactcactgtaactgccccccatactcactgtaactgccccccatactcactgtaactgccccccctactcactgtaattgccccccatactcactgtaactgccccccatactcaggttgaggccttaccagggacctataaaggggcaaaattatgttttcatccctctgGTGAATGCCACTTGTATGCAAGAGAGCATAGTTGCAGTGTGACTGCTACATTATTAGTCAGGGGTGCAACAATGTATACAAAGAGATCCCCAGCATTCACCCATATTGATTTGTGCATACAGCTACTAAGCAAGTATTGTTTGtctatattgtacatatattcaAACTGGCCAACTGCATCAGTGTCATCCCTGCTCTGGCCAACCCTGTGTTCACTTTTATTTGATTCATTGAGAATTCCATTATTTCTTttggcagtgtcagactggcccaccaagataccaggaaactcccggtgggcccaggtgtcaatgggccctccTTCTCCTGAGCATTtagcctgcttcatggtcattccctatttctgaatgggaacaaagaggagaaatatatggaagaatagatgctagtatgtaaataaaagagactaggagaataaagaggttgggtagggaaaggaggaaaatttgtccggagagtgggcctatggtgtaaggtttctggtgggcccctgccttGTACTGTACCACAATCTCTTGCTGCGTTAGAAGCTGATGTCCCTTATTGAACCAACTGGAGCCTTTTCTCCTGCTGATCCCTTTGTGTTGTTATTTTACCTTGAAACTTGAAGTTCTTCCCACTACCAACTAATTCTCACAGCTGTTTCCTGGAGAACTTGCTTTTGTATTTGCTGTTGATAAGATTCCACATGTTGCCTTGCACTGTCCCATGTTGTCCCAATGCCAGTCTGGTTCTAACTCCCAAATCTTGGTTACACCTACTAAGGGATGACATTCTGGGGCCCTATGAGCCCTGTGTTCCCATTATCTGTCTCAACCAACTTCCACTATCAAAGCTGGCGAACCTGTTTCTGCTGTAACAATTCCTACTGCCCCTATAATAATGCAGCCTGAAGGTGCGTGTGTGTTTCAGCAGACTcattggggcagattcatgaaatcatgagtttgaatcccgaatgggaaaaattcggattggatatgaaaatttctgaagatcgcaaatatcccgaaaatgcttatgaataaatcgtattagtcacaataatatcatattggcgatccaaaagtcactaaatataatcaaaataaaatgcttatatatttttgtagaatACATGGGAAATTTTTGATAAAAAGTGAAAAGGGACCTCCTAACAAACATGAATTAGCCCAGTATGGATGAAATATTAGTATCAGTAACTTACTAGGTATCCTGTTATATCAGATCATGGGCACTGCATAGAAGGTAATCAATAGTCTTCTAGCGAAAGTATGGCAGCTCTTACTGTGAAACATGAGTATATGCACAACAAGCTCATTATAATTAGTAACGCCATTATGTTTTAGTCACACTATACTGAAAAATAATATTGCTTGAAACCCTGGCTTGAATTGGgtaattgtttgtttttatttcataataATTTTAAGAGCATTTTTCATATCTgcacttttcaagctgtaaatcattGGGTTGATACAAGGagtcactacagtgtataaaagggaaaggagTTTGCTAATGGTCTGTGACTGGTTCCTTGTGGGAACCACATAAATACcaatgagagtcccataaaatatggagaccacggccaagtgggagctgcaggtggagaaggctttttgtctcccaatactggacactatctttaggatttcatgggcaatacagatataggatccaatgaTGAGCATGAAGGGGGAAAGAACTACAGGGACAGTTAGTGCAATTGCCAATATCCGTAccaaggaggtgtctgagcaggaaagttccaggagaggaaagtaatcacagaagaaatggttgatggtattttggttgcagaactcttgtgtagctgcagaaatcacAAGAACTGGTGTAACACTAAGGGCAAGCAGCCATGATATGGCAATTAGTTTAACACAGACTCTGTGGCTCATTAGTGAAGAATAACGCAggggattgcagatggccagatatctgtcataggacatcacagttAGAAGGAAACTCTGTAAAACTTCAGTGAcaccaaataaataaagttgtacaatacagccaataaggggtattttagcTCCTCCATTCAATACAGTACTGAGCAGGGTGGGCACAATAGTTACAGACAGCAggagatcagagaaggagagttgttggagaaagaagaacatgggagactgaagaccTCGGCTGACTGTTACCAATGCTATGACAAGGGCATTCTCATATACGGTCAGTATGTGAATCAAAAGGATCaatgaaaaaaatagaattttaaaattgttgagatgctgaaatcccaaaaggaAAATCTCAGAGACCATTGAGCCATTGTTCGTTTGCATTGCCAGGGAGGGAGAAAAACAATGAATCCAGTCCTACTATTTGCCAACCTCAGGTCCACTTAATAGTAGTTAATGGGAATCCCTTGCTTGGAATTATATACTTTTGAAATGTGTCAACTTTTTGCATTTCCTCATTGTATTTCCTTGTTACCATTTGTATAATTCTATGAATTATATTGAATGAATTGTGTTGGTATTGGTGGCAACATTTGCACATCTTAGGGACATCTACtgatttcattcaaacatttgaTTAAAACCCACAATCCTCTCTGATAATTCTCTAAGGCACATATTTTAATACTAATAAAGCCAGCCCAGAACCCTATTTCATTCTTGAGTTATAGGCCAATTCCACTTCTGAACGCTGCAAAATACCAGGGAGTCCCCATGCTTGCCCTGTCAACAGATGTCAAAAATGTTTCAACAGAGTAGGATGGGCTGTTTCTAAAAGAAACTTTGATCCAACTGGGACTGGGCCCAATGACAGTCAACAGAATGATGGTTCTGTATAATGAACCACAAGCTATAATTAAACTAAATTGGACACAGAaccagttaaaatgaataatggcACCAAGCAGGGCTTCCCTATGTGCCCATTGGCAAATGGTATCAGAAATAATTATGATATGAAAATAATACAAGTTAAGGGATATTTTTAGACTATGGGGCCcgttcattaaagtacaaatctgaatcccaaaatacgataatttctgattatTTCGCGAAAATGTCCcgcaaaaaaaattatgaaattttCTTATTGAAACGATTGTAaacgtattggcaatccaaaagtcatggaattttcaTATCGCAACGATCATAAATGGcgcgaaaccctttctgactttgaaacttcaatgcatgttttgggaagctttccatagaactcaatagcactctgttccaacctggccaaaaaatagtcacgataccgaagcttgaatgaataaggaaactttcgtactcgttgcgacaaatacgattttgttgcacaaattgtcgcaaagtacgaaaaattctcagaaatacgcacagttctaaaaatttgcaaaaattccaattttttttctaatcgtacattgataaatgggcccctatgtgttggtTTTTATATCAGACCCTTACTTTTCCTACCATTGCTCAGAGGAGCAAGCATACTGAAAAAATACTTTCCCAAATCCTCCATATATTTCAGAGTCTGTACTGAGTTATTACCTACTTCAGTGTTGGAAGCCTCCCCAGCAGCTTTCTCCCACACTGATCTCTATTATTAACAAATAAACCTGGAAGCAAACACAGATCAGAACAAATAAAGAGCCTTGGGCCTCTGTAACCTTCATTACTGTTTAATTGTAACAGCACAGGGCAGAAAAGCTAAATGTCATCATCATGTTATTTACAAGAATTGGATACAGACAAATAGGGACTGGTAGAGAGAGCTTTGGGGGCCCTTTGGTGGCTGACTGCCCATGAAGGCTTTCCTTATATCAGGCTGAATGAGGGCCATGTTGGGCCTGAAACATCACTATGAATGTGCCCTAACTGCTAATAATGAGTTTTACTACATGGTGATGTTCCATAGTGTAATTGCTTTGCGTACCCAATGGGATGTGGCTGCCAATTCAGAATTGtgtataaaatgtgcaaaaataggCACTGAAACTGGGGGCAAGGGGGGTCCATGGCCCCAAAATTATATTTCCCCATTATTTTTACAACACTGTCTCGAAATTTTCCCTTCATTGCTTCCTTCAGCCACTGCAGACTTGTGGGCCGATTTATTTAGTTTTGCTGTTTTTAATGTAAGTCACGTGAACTATAATATCATATATGAACCTGTCACTTTCTAATGTGCTTAAGGTGCCAGTGCCCACGGGTTCTAATAAtactgaattatgggaaaaaacatgagCCCAATTGTATCCATTGTGCAACCATGAAgcggaaccctggagctgctggtACCCTGAATGTGGCAGTAACCCCAAGTTCCAACATAAAGGGGCAAAAGAATCACACGCTGATGCCATTTTTATGCCACTTGTCAGAAGTGATGCCTCCCCCAAACTGTTAGCCCCAACCTGATTTGCAAACATGCTCACCCCCAGCTGCAtatgttttttcgcacaaattgttgcaaagtaggaaaaagttgcacaaaataacaaaaaaaatcgcagaaaatatacgcAAAAGCTGTTAACTGtagaaaaaacacacatt contains:
- the LOC116409656 gene encoding olfactory receptor 1468-like, translating into MIPPAGEIQYCRKEIEAREEICIGGDRCGTGMNLSLQQHLEQTGVGKGNVLGACKDTVLNGGAKIPLIGCIVQLYLFGVTEVLQSFLLTVMSYDRYLAICNPLRYSSLMSHRVCVKLIAISWLLALSVTPVLVISAATQEFCNQNTINHFFCDYFPLLELSCSDTSLVRILAIALTVPVVLSPFMLIIGSYICIAHEILKIVSSIGRQKAFSTCSSHLAVVSIFYGTLIGIYVVPTRNQSQTISKLLSLLYTVVTPCINPMIYSLKSADMKNALKIIMK